One window of Flavobacteriales bacterium genomic DNA carries:
- the lhgO gene encoding L-2-hydroxyglutarate oxidase, with the protein METSLSAEPWDVVIVGGGIVGAATLYKLQKRFPAKRILLLEKEAVLSDHQTGHNSGVIHSGIYYVPGSKKAITCANGRKELVAFAKEHGVKHDVCGKIIVAMEADELPRLEKIHQRGIANGIEDLKLITAEEIKGIEPYCTGIAGLWVGCTGIIDFRGATNKMAELALAVNPASKVRTGEEVLGSVPGEDTSTVRTNKGTYKAKCVIFCAGLQSDRLARADGVPVKEQIVGFRGDYYELSEKGRHKVKNLIYPVPDPRFPFLGVHFTRMTDGSTECGPNAVFTFKREGYGKTDFSLRDTWDALTYGGTWKLFFKNMSYGIDEYRRAFSKKLFLKTLRRLIPTLEMDDIEPGRAGVRAMLLGADGEMVDDFRIERCGNHIHVLNAPSPAATACLAIGEHIVEMAEGEGVLG; encoded by the coding sequence ATGGAAACATCGTTGAGCGCCGAACCGTGGGACGTTGTGATCGTAGGAGGCGGCATCGTCGGTGCGGCCACCTTGTACAAGTTGCAAAAGCGCTTCCCGGCCAAGCGTATTCTCCTGTTGGAGAAGGAAGCGGTGCTGAGCGATCACCAGACCGGGCATAACAGCGGTGTGATCCACAGCGGCATCTACTACGTCCCCGGCAGTAAGAAGGCGATCACTTGTGCCAATGGGCGCAAGGAGCTTGTTGCTTTTGCGAAGGAACACGGAGTGAAGCACGATGTATGTGGAAAGATCATCGTGGCCATGGAGGCCGATGAACTGCCTCGCTTGGAAAAGATCCACCAACGCGGCATTGCCAACGGCATCGAGGACCTCAAGCTGATAACTGCTGAAGAGATCAAGGGGATCGAGCCGTACTGCACCGGCATCGCGGGCCTATGGGTGGGCTGCACCGGCATCATCGATTTTCGCGGGGCCACCAACAAGATGGCCGAACTGGCCTTGGCGGTCAATCCCGCCTCGAAAGTGCGCACTGGCGAAGAAGTGCTCGGCTCGGTGCCGGGCGAGGACACCAGCACCGTGCGCACGAACAAGGGCACCTACAAGGCCAAGTGCGTGATCTTCTGCGCCGGCCTGCAGAGCGATCGGCTTGCGCGTGCGGACGGTGTGCCCGTGAAAGAACAGATCGTGGGCTTCCGCGGGGATTATTACGAGCTGTCCGAGAAGGGCAGGCACAAGGTGAAGAACCTGATCTATCCCGTACCGGACCCGCGTTTCCCGTTCTTGGGCGTCCACTTCACGCGGATGACCGACGGCAGCACCGAGTGCGGACCGAACGCCGTGTTCACCTTCAAACGTGAAGGCTATGGCAAGACGGACTTCAGCCTGCGCGATACCTGGGACGCCCTTACCTACGGAGGCACCTGGAAACTTTTCTTCAAGAACATGTCCTACGGCATCGACGAGTACCGGCGGGCCTTCAGTAAGAAGCTTTTCCTGAAAACGCTGCGTCGCCTGATCCCGACCTTGGAGATGGACGACATTGAACCGGGCCGTGCAGGTGTTCGAGCAATGTTGCTAGGCGCCGACGGTGAAATGGTTGACGACTTCAGGATCGAACGGTGCGGCAACCACATCCACGTGCTCAACGCCCCCTCACCGGCGGCAACGGCCTGCTTGGCCATCGGTGAGCACATCGTGGAAATGGCGGAGGGGGAAGGGGTGTTGGGGTGA
- the purB gene encoding adenylosuccinate lyase, with protein MELDPLTAISPIDGRYRARTAPLAAWFSELALIRYRLLVELHWFRFLCEVPLPELKDVRPTGLDDLAKRIAALTEPDARAVKAIERTTNHDVKAVEYWLKEQLDALGFGAAKEFIHFGLTSQDINNTAMPLLLKDFTEQHYLPAINALRDRIHGLALQWAQVPMLARTHGQPASPTRLGKELEVFTERLDDQLRLLREVPFSCKFGGATGNFNAHHAAYPELDWVALADRFTAEKLGLQRQRFTTQIEHYDSMAALFDAMRRINTIVIDLCRDLWAYIGMDWFRQRVKAGEVGSSAMPHKVNPIDFENAEGNLGLANALFGHLSEKLPISRLQRDLTDSTVTRNIGVPMAHTVIAISSVMQGLDKLLLNEAAIARDLEAQWAVVAEGIQTILRREGYPEPYELLKKLTRGKEKIGQSDIAEFIEALDVEERVKVRLRRLSPSTYLGVDLFP; from the coding sequence ATGGAACTTGACCCGCTCACAGCCATCTCCCCTATCGACGGGCGCTATCGTGCGCGCACAGCGCCTTTGGCCGCCTGGTTCTCTGAACTGGCACTGATCCGCTACCGCCTTCTGGTGGAACTCCACTGGTTCCGCTTCCTCTGCGAGGTCCCTCTGCCGGAGCTGAAGGATGTCCGACCCACCGGGCTGGACGATCTGGCCAAGCGCATTGCAGCGCTCACCGAGCCGGACGCCCGCGCCGTGAAAGCCATCGAACGTACCACCAACCACGATGTGAAGGCCGTGGAATACTGGCTCAAGGAACAATTGGACGCGCTCGGCTTCGGTGCGGCCAAGGAGTTCATCCACTTCGGGCTCACCTCTCAGGACATCAACAACACGGCGATGCCCCTGCTGCTGAAGGATTTCACCGAGCAGCATTACTTGCCAGCGATCAACGCCCTGCGCGACCGCATCCATGGGCTGGCTTTGCAATGGGCGCAAGTACCCATGCTCGCTCGCACGCACGGGCAGCCCGCTTCCCCCACGCGCCTTGGCAAGGAACTGGAAGTCTTCACCGAGCGCCTGGACGATCAATTGCGCCTGCTACGCGAAGTTCCCTTCTCGTGCAAGTTCGGCGGGGCCACTGGCAATTTCAACGCCCACCATGCCGCTTACCCGGAACTGGACTGGGTAGCGCTGGCAGACCGGTTCACTGCGGAAAAGCTGGGACTGCAACGCCAGCGCTTCACCACGCAAATAGAGCACTATGATTCCATGGCCGCGCTATTTGATGCGATGCGACGGATCAACACGATCGTGATAGACCTCTGCCGCGACCTCTGGGCATACATCGGCATGGACTGGTTCCGCCAGCGCGTGAAAGCCGGCGAAGTGGGTTCCTCCGCGATGCCGCACAAGGTGAACCCGATCGACTTCGAGAACGCGGAAGGGAACCTCGGTCTGGCGAACGCGCTCTTCGGGCACCTCAGCGAAAAACTGCCGATCAGCCGCCTGCAACGCGACCTCACCGACAGCACCGTGACACGCAACATCGGCGTGCCCATGGCCCACACGGTGATCGCTATCAGCTCGGTGATGCAGGGTTTGGACAAGCTCCTGCTGAACGAGGCTGCGATCGCCCGCGACCTTGAAGCACAGTGGGCCGTGGTGGCCGAAGGGATCCAGACGATCCTGCGGCGCGAAGGCTATCCGGAACCCTACGAGCTGCTTAAAAAACTGACACGTGGCAAGGAGAAGATCGGCCAGAGCGACATCGCCGAGTTCATTGAAGCGCTGGATGTGGAGGAGCGGGTGAAAGTCCGCTTGCGTAGGCTTTCGCCAAGTACGTACTTGGGAGTTGATCTGTTTCCCTGA